A single window of Nicotiana sylvestris chromosome 3, ASM39365v2, whole genome shotgun sequence DNA harbors:
- the LOC138887212 gene encoding uncharacterized protein → MDMLRQIQLNITLMDALREMPGYAKMMKDLMLQKFDFQDLSTVTLTQTCSAVVTKPMPQKMSDPGSFTIPCTIGSYAFAKALCDLGASINLMPLAVYTKLGIGRARPTLMLLLLVDRTVDKEITIILGRPFLATGRALIDCETGELKMRLNDEEVIFNVQQSMRRPSEYANCSLVEAVDVILQEDDMTLTAKDPLEECLTNLEEMDGEGLAEWVMALEGQGFWKRDPQFESLELEKRATPPAKSSEEEPPKLELKPLPAHLRYVFLGLDSTLPVIISSVLLDVQVEQLLQVLQESKIVIGWTMTDIKGISPTFCMHKILLEEGHKPSREHQ, encoded by the exons atggacatgctgcgtcaaattcagttgaatattACTTTGATGGATGCCCTGAGGGAAATGCCAGGTTATGCGAAGATGATGAAAGACCTAATGTTACAGAAGTTTGACTTTCAGGACCTATCCACAGTGACTCTGACGCAGACCTGCAGTGCAGTAGTGACCAAACCGATGCCTCAAAAGATGTCAGACCCAGGTAGCTTCACTATTCCATGCACGATTGGGagttatgcctttgcaaaggcattatgtgatttgggagctagcataaatttgatgcctctgGCTGTATACACCAAACTGGGCATTGGCAGAGCTAGACCGACTTTGATGCTGCTGCTGCTGGTTGACCGCACG GTAGATAAGGAGATAACTATCATTTTAGGTAGGCCATTTTTGGCCACTGGGAGAGCACTGATCGATTGTGAGactggggaattaaaaatgagactgaacgatgaagaagtcatattcaatGTTCAACAATCTATGAGGAGACCAAGTGAATATGCTAATTGCTCTCTAGTGGAGGCAGTGGATGTGATTTTGCAAGAAGATGATATGACCCTGACTGCTAAAGATCCATTGGAGGAATGTCTAAcaaatttagaagagatggatggtGAAGGGTTAGCTGAGTGGGTCATGGCACTTGAAGGCCAAGGATTCTGGAAAAGGGACCCTCAATTCGAGTCCCTTGAGTTAGAAAAAAGGGCTACACCTCCAGCAAAGTCATCAGAAGAGGAACCACCCAAGCTGGAGCTGAAGCCGCTCCCAGCTCACCTCAGGTACGTTTTCTTAGGCCTTGATTCTACTTTGCCTGTTATTATATCATCCGTTTTActagatgtgcaggtagaacaactCTTACAGGTACTACAGGAAAGTAAGATTGTCATTGGCTGGACCATGACAGACATAAAAGGTATCAGCCCAaccttctgtatgcacaagattctcttggaagaagggcacaaaccttcTAGAGAACATCAATG